A portion of the Thermotoga sp. SG1 genome contains these proteins:
- the mutS2 gene encoding endonuclease MutS2 — MDHLESLDFPKVVDLVKRYTLSDLGKRHLDTLRPTVNPWSELDLVEELLNYLTRWGEPSIKGLNDITSEMEKLKAGSSLEPWELLRVSSFLEGCDLLKSDLTRREYQKLKETFSQLVSFEEFVKEVNRCIEQDGEVSDRASPRLKEIRNEKRSLSSEIRRRADEFVKNHSQILQEQMYVYRDGRYLFPVKVSMKRSVKGIVHHLSSSGATVFMEPEEFVELNNRMRLLEEEERLEISRILRHLTNMLLQRLKDLEKNVDLIARFDSLYARAKFARENRGIVVKPSSRMKLVNARHPLIPADRVVPINLELPPNKKGVIITGPNMGGKTVTVKTVGLFTALMMSGFPLLCDEGTELKIFPKIMADIGEEQSIEQSLSTFSSHMKRIVEIVKSADSDSLVILDELGSGTDPVEGAALAVAIIEDLLEKGATLFVTTHLTPVKVFAMNHPLLLNASMEFDPETLSPTYRVLVGVPGGSHAFQIAEKLGLEKRIIENAKSRLSQEEMELEALIRSLHEKISLLEEEKRKFQKEKEEYMKLRAKYEEDYKKLRRMKIEEFDRELKELNDYIRKVKKELDQAIHVAKSGSVEEMRETVKTLEKEREDLKRKTIEEEAEEEINVGDHVRMEGGTSIGKVVEIKGNTALVDFGFLRVKVPLGKLKKAKKKEEEDAEKGTHFVSSFRTEIDIRGMTVEEAEPVVKKFIDDLVMNGIKKGYIIHGKGTGKLAMGVWGMLRKDKRVVSFRFGTPSEGGTGVTVVEVEV; from the coding sequence ATGGATCATCTCGAATCTCTTGATTTTCCAAAGGTAGTCGATCTTGTCAAAAGATACACACTCTCAGATCTAGGAAAAAGACATCTCGATACCTTAAGACCAACTGTGAACCCATGGAGCGAACTGGATCTAGTGGAGGAACTTTTAAACTATCTCACAAGGTGGGGAGAACCTTCCATAAAAGGGTTAAATGACATCACGTCGGAGATGGAAAAATTGAAAGCAGGATCTTCCTTGGAGCCCTGGGAGCTTCTGCGTGTTTCCAGCTTTCTTGAGGGATGCGACCTTTTGAAAAGTGATCTTACAAGACGCGAGTATCAGAAACTGAAAGAGACGTTCTCACAGCTTGTGTCTTTTGAAGAATTCGTGAAGGAAGTGAACAGGTGCATAGAGCAGGATGGAGAGGTCTCTGACAGGGCAAGTCCGAGGTTGAAGGAGATAAGAAACGAAAAGAGGAGTCTTTCGTCGGAGATCAGAAGAAGAGCAGACGAATTCGTGAAGAATCACTCTCAGATCCTCCAGGAGCAGATGTACGTCTACCGGGATGGAAGGTACCTCTTTCCTGTGAAGGTCTCCATGAAAAGATCGGTGAAGGGGATCGTCCATCATCTTTCCTCCTCTGGGGCCACCGTTTTTATGGAGCCTGAAGAGTTCGTCGAACTGAACAACAGGATGCGTCTTCTGGAAGAGGAAGAAAGACTGGAAATCAGTCGAATTCTTCGCCATCTCACGAACATGCTCCTTCAAAGACTGAAAGATCTCGAAAAGAACGTAGATCTGATCGCCCGCTTCGATTCTCTTTACGCACGGGCAAAGTTTGCAAGGGAAAACAGAGGCATTGTTGTGAAGCCCTCTTCGAGAATGAAACTGGTGAACGCGAGACATCCGCTGATACCAGCAGACAGGGTCGTTCCGATAAACCTGGAACTTCCACCGAACAAAAAAGGTGTCATCATCACCGGCCCGAACATGGGTGGAAAAACCGTCACCGTGAAAACGGTGGGACTCTTCACCGCACTCATGATGAGTGGTTTTCCACTCCTTTGTGACGAAGGAACGGAGTTGAAGATCTTCCCAAAGATAATGGCAGATATTGGAGAGGAGCAGAGTATAGAACAGAGCCTCAGTACATTCTCTTCACACATGAAACGAATCGTTGAGATCGTCAAAAGCGCTGACAGTGATTCTTTGGTCATTCTCGACGAACTTGGATCAGGAACGGATCCGGTGGAAGGTGCCGCCCTTGCCGTTGCGATAATAGAAGATCTGCTGGAGAAAGGTGCAACCCTTTTTGTGACGACCCATCTCACACCCGTGAAGGTCTTCGCGATGAACCATCCACTTCTTCTGAACGCTTCTATGGAGTTCGATCCAGAAACTCTCTCGCCAACCTATAGAGTCCTTGTCGGTGTTCCGGGAGGGTCCCACGCGTTCCAGATAGCAGAAAAGCTGGGCCTTGAAAAACGCATAATTGAAAACGCCAAATCCAGGCTTTCCCAGGAAGAAATGGAACTTGAAGCTCTCATAAGATCACTCCATGAAAAGATCTCTCTGCTCGAAGAGGAAAAGAGAAAGTTCCAGAAGGAGAAAGAGGAGTACATGAAACTCAGGGCAAAATACGAAGAGGACTACAAAAAACTCAGAAGAATGAAAATCGAAGAGTTCGACAGAGAACTGAAGGAACTCAACGACTACATCAGAAAGGTCAAAAAAGAGCTCGATCAGGCAATACACGTGGCAAAATCCGGGAGTGTTGAAGAAATGAGAGAAACCGTGAAGACCCTGGAGAAAGAGAGGGAAGATCTGAAGAGAAAAACCATCGAAGAGGAGGCAGAAGAAGAGATCAACGTAGGAGATCACGTGAGAATGGAGGGAGGAACCTCCATTGGAAAAGTAGTGGAAATCAAGGGAAACACCGCTCTTGTTGACTTCGGCTTTTTGAGAGTGAAAGTACCACTTGGAAAGCTCAAGAAAGCAAAGAAAAAAGAGGAGGAAGACGCAGAAAAGGGCACTCATTTTGTTTCTTCCTTCAGAACGGAGATAGATATACGAGGCATGACCGTTGAAGAGGCAGAACCCGTTGTGAAAAAGTTCATCGACGATCTGGTTATGAACGGCATCAAAAAAGGCTATATAATCCACGGGAAAGGAACAGGAAAACTGGCAATGGGTGTCTGGGGGATGCTCAGGAAAGACAAGAGGGTAGTCTCTTTCAGGTTCGGCACACCATCGGAAGGGGGAACGGGTGTCACGGTTGTGGAGGTGGAAGTGTGA
- a CDS encoding type II toxin-antitoxin system Phd/YefM family antitoxin — MNLSGVSFYSLAEAKAKFSQVVEETKGKDVVVTKNGIPAVAVIDYEKYRKLMEFLEEILDTYLLDIGNVEKYLELKKYFEFNDSQEV; from the coding sequence ATGAATCTGAGTGGGGTGTCCTTTTACAGTCTGGCGGAAGCAAAGGCGAAGTTTTCCCAGGTTGTTGAAGAAACAAAAGGAAAAGACGTGGTCGTGACAAAAAACGGGATCCCGGCCGTTGCGGTGATCGATTACGAAAAGTACAGGAAGTTGATGGAGTTCCTTGAAGAGATACTGGACACCTACCTTCTGGACATTGGTAACGTGGAGAAGTATCTTGAACTCAAAAAATACTTTGAATTCAACGACTCTCAGGAGGTGTGA
- a CDS encoding cell division protein FtsA: protein MIFALDVGTRKIAGLLAIEERGLIRIVDSELMEHKSRTMFDGQVHDVIGVAEIVEEVKRRLEERNELKLEEVAVALAGRFLKTKIGEAEKDLSKVGHITREDVMKLEIEAVSNAQSDVEEEFFCVGYSVVEYRLDDMWMKRLEGHRGGKAYVKVVSAFLPVHVVDSLMRVLETVKLTPVHVTLEPIAAMDLAVPEDLRYLNIALVDVGAGTSDIAISREGTVVAYGMIPLAGDEITEAIGKSFLLDFQTAEYVKRSVFTSGKVKVKNVLDREIELSREDVESAIKPTVDQITSEISSTVMELNGEPPSVVMVVGGGAKVPGFVEALAEKLNLPLDRVSLKSVENTGVVEDITGKVRGSEYITPVGIAYSAIRNKGSVFSQVVVNGIPVRLIGAVGKYSVMQVLIQAGYRFSSLVGGDTISVVVNGKTILRPRRRTSVRVLVNGEEASLSSKVKHGDRIDVQIEEKTVPLRIKDVAKPVRVTLPSGEIEEIYPKILKNNSPASPEEQLSEEDVVSFPEKMKVKEIREKLSYGKLTIFINGEEKRVCVVDFDLLKEDRALKDDEEVPLGSELVVIEKGKKSLEEALEVPYITVSFNGVLKKIPLKIIQRTGESVEMKDFKPMVIDLLKDVKLDGFKDYELLRNGKKAMFTDFLEDGDVIEFRIKK from the coding sequence GTGATCTTTGCTCTGGATGTCGGGACGCGCAAGATAGCGGGATTGCTTGCAATTGAGGAAAGAGGTTTGATCAGAATCGTTGACTCTGAACTCATGGAGCACAAAAGCCGCACGATGTTCGATGGTCAGGTGCACGATGTGATAGGCGTTGCAGAAATCGTCGAAGAAGTGAAGCGAAGACTCGAGGAGAGAAACGAGTTAAAACTCGAGGAAGTGGCGGTTGCACTTGCAGGAAGGTTCTTGAAGACAAAGATCGGTGAAGCAGAGAAAGACCTTTCGAAGGTGGGACACATCACAAGAGAAGACGTGATGAAACTGGAGATAGAGGCTGTCAGCAACGCACAGAGCGATGTGGAGGAGGAGTTCTTCTGTGTCGGGTACTCCGTTGTGGAGTACAGATTGGACGACATGTGGATGAAGAGACTGGAGGGTCACAGAGGTGGAAAGGCTTATGTGAAGGTTGTTTCTGCGTTTCTTCCCGTGCACGTTGTGGATTCTCTGATGAGAGTTCTGGAAACGGTGAAACTCACACCGGTACACGTAACACTGGAACCCATTGCCGCCATGGACCTCGCCGTACCGGAGGATTTGAGGTACCTGAACATCGCCCTTGTCGATGTCGGAGCAGGAACGAGCGATATCGCCATATCGAGAGAAGGTACCGTTGTAGCGTACGGAATGATTCCACTCGCAGGAGACGAGATCACAGAAGCCATAGGAAAGAGTTTCCTGCTGGACTTTCAAACGGCAGAGTACGTTAAGCGAAGTGTTTTCACGTCAGGAAAAGTGAAAGTGAAAAACGTTCTCGACAGAGAGATCGAGCTTTCAAGAGAAGATGTTGAGTCTGCCATAAAACCCACTGTTGATCAGATCACGTCTGAAATTTCCTCTACTGTGATGGAACTCAACGGAGAGCCACCCTCCGTTGTGATGGTGGTTGGGGGTGGAGCGAAAGTACCAGGTTTTGTGGAAGCGCTAGCCGAAAAGCTGAACCTGCCGCTAGACAGGGTTTCTTTGAAGAGTGTGGAAAACACGGGCGTTGTGGAGGACATTACGGGAAAGGTCAGAGGAAGTGAGTACATCACACCTGTCGGTATAGCGTACAGTGCTATAAGAAACAAGGGATCTGTCTTCTCTCAGGTCGTTGTGAATGGAATCCCTGTGAGACTCATAGGAGCTGTTGGGAAGTACTCTGTTATGCAAGTACTCATACAGGCAGGCTACAGGTTCTCTTCTCTTGTGGGAGGAGACACGATCTCCGTCGTTGTGAACGGGAAAACCATTTTGAGACCAAGAAGAAGAACTTCTGTGAGGGTCCTCGTGAACGGAGAAGAGGCCAGTCTTTCCTCAAAAGTGAAACACGGAGACAGAATCGATGTCCAAATCGAGGAAAAGACCGTTCCTCTCAGAATAAAAGACGTCGCAAAGCCTGTAAGGGTGACGCTTCCATCCGGAGAGATCGAAGAGATTTACCCGAAGATCCTGAAAAACAACTCTCCAGCATCTCCAGAGGAACAGCTGAGCGAAGAAGACGTTGTCAGTTTTCCAGAGAAAATGAAGGTGAAGGAGATCAGAGAGAAACTGTCCTACGGTAAGTTAACGATCTTCATCAACGGAGAAGAAAAGAGAGTCTGCGTTGTGGATTTCGACCTTTTGAAAGAAGATCGGGCTTTGAAGGACGACGAAGAAGTTCCCCTTGGAAGTGAACTCGTCGTGATAGAAAAAGGAAAAAAATCTCTTGAAGAGGCACTGGAAGTTCCCTACATCACGGTCAGTTTCAACGGTGTTTTGAAAAAAATCCCTCTGAAGATCATCCAACGAACCGGTGAATCAGTGGAGATGAAGGACTTCAAACCGATGGTGATAGATCTTTTGAAAGACGTGAAACTGGATGGTTTTAAAGATTACGAACTTCTCAGGAACGGAAAAAAGGCGATGTTCACAGATTTCCTCGAAGATGGTGACGTGATCGAGTTCAGAATAAAAAAGTGA
- a CDS encoding ABC transporter ATP-binding protein translates to MAQVVLENVTKIYDNKVVAVKNANLVVEDKEFVVLLGPSGCGKTTTLRMIAGLEEITEGKIYIDGKVVNDVEPKDRDIAMVFQNYALYPHMTVYENMAFGLKLRKYPKDEIDRRVKEAAKILGIENLLDRKPRQLSGGQRQRVAVGRAIVRNPKVFLFDEPLSNLDAKLRVQMRSELKKLHHRLQATIVYVTHDQVEAMTMADKIVVMKDGEIQQIGTPHEIYNNPANVFVAGFIGSPPMNFINARVVRGEGGLWIQASGFKVKVPKEFEDKLANYIDKEIIFGIRPEDIYDKLFALAPTPENTVTGIVDVVEPLGSETILHVRVGDDIITASVNPRTQAKEEQKIDLVFDMTRMHAFDKETEKAII, encoded by the coding sequence ATGGCTCAGGTTGTGCTTGAAAACGTCACCAAGATCTACGACAACAAAGTTGTCGCCGTGAAGAACGCGAACTTGGTCGTCGAGGACAAAGAGTTCGTGGTTCTCCTTGGACCCTCCGGCTGTGGAAAGACGACCACTCTCAGAATGATCGCCGGGCTCGAAGAGATCACCGAAGGAAAGATCTACATCGATGGAAAAGTCGTGAACGACGTTGAACCGAAAGACAGAGACATTGCAATGGTGTTTCAGAACTACGCTCTGTATCCGCACATGACCGTTTACGAGAACATGGCCTTCGGTTTGAAGCTGAGAAAATACCCCAAAGATGAGATCGACAGAAGAGTGAAAGAAGCTGCAAAGATACTCGGAATTGAGAATCTGCTTGACAGAAAACCAAGACAGCTTTCCGGTGGTCAGAGACAGAGGGTCGCGGTTGGAAGAGCGATCGTGAGAAATCCAAAGGTCTTCCTGTTTGACGAACCTCTCTCCAACCTCGACGCAAAACTCAGGGTTCAGATGAGAAGCGAACTCAAGAAACTCCACCACAGGCTTCAGGCAACGATCGTCTACGTGACTCACGACCAGGTCGAAGCGATGACGATGGCGGACAAGATCGTCGTCATGAAGGACGGAGAGATCCAGCAGATCGGTACCCCCCATGAGATATACAACAACCCTGCGAATGTCTTCGTTGCCGGTTTCATCGGAAGCCCTCCAATGAACTTCATCAATGCAAGAGTCGTGAGAGGAGAAGGTGGTCTCTGGATACAGGCATCCGGTTTTAAGGTGAAAGTACCCAAGGAGTTCGAAGACAAACTCGCAAACTACATAGACAAAGAAATCATCTTCGGTATCAGGCCAGAAGACATCTACGACAAACTGTTTGCACTCGCTCCAACACCGGAGAACACGGTAACGGGAATCGTGGATGTGGTGGAACCTCTTGGAAGTGAAACGATACTCCACGTGAGGGTGGGGGACGACATCATCACGGCATCCGTTAACCCGAGAACACAGGCAAAGGAAGAGCAGAAGATCGACCTTGTGTTCGACATGACGCGAATGCATGCCTTCGATAAAGAAACGGAGAAGGCTATCATCTGA